The following proteins are co-located in the Sandaracinaceae bacterium genome:
- a CDS encoding cache domain-containing protein, whose product MDRRRWKKRDLVTVTASMALVVATAFLLSPEAAPARAPDEVASSLVAELDRRIGAIARWEHEVRAATERAAEHPDVLRGLTDSAPAEALDRSLVRACVDLEGCALVDPNGALLASLRARDVPSSLVERALQGRTVRSRLTSTDSFGRRTERVGAPRPSVLFAAPVMVDREVVAVLVGRARPDRQLDPLLTTRPPGRTGETYVVDPEGFMITRSRFGARAPRPTPLRKRAAPLVLDRPAVALLTPHLEPTRAFAEARAGHDGVDVEGYLDYRGVPVVGAWRWLDDLGAGVITEMDVVEAYRR is encoded by the coding sequence GTGGATCGCCGACGCTGGAAGAAGCGAGACCTCGTCACGGTGACCGCCAGCATGGCGCTCGTCGTGGCGACCGCGTTCCTCCTCTCTCCCGAGGCCGCGCCCGCGCGCGCCCCGGACGAGGTGGCCAGCTCCCTCGTGGCGGAGCTCGACCGGCGGATCGGCGCGATCGCGCGGTGGGAGCACGAGGTGCGCGCCGCGACCGAGCGCGCCGCCGAGCACCCCGACGTGCTCCGCGGGCTGACGGACTCCGCCCCGGCCGAGGCGCTCGACCGCTCGCTCGTGCGGGCGTGCGTCGATCTCGAGGGCTGCGCGCTCGTCGATCCGAACGGCGCGCTGCTCGCGAGCCTGCGCGCTCGCGACGTCCCCTCCTCCCTGGTCGAGCGCGCGCTCCAGGGCCGCACCGTCCGCTCGCGGCTGACCTCCACCGACTCCTTCGGCCGCCGCACCGAGCGCGTCGGCGCGCCGCGCCCGAGCGTGCTCTTCGCCGCGCCCGTGATGGTGGACCGCGAGGTCGTCGCGGTGCTCGTCGGACGCGCGCGCCCGGACCGCCAGCTGGATCCGCTCCTGACCACGCGGCCGCCCGGTCGGACCGGCGAGACCTACGTCGTCGACCCGGAGGGCTTCATGATCACGCGCAGCCGCTTCGGCGCCCGCGCGCCCCGGCCGACGCCGCTCCGCAAGCGCGCCGCGCCGCTCGTCCTCGACCGGCCCGCCGTGGCGCTGCTGACGCCCCACCTGGAGCCGACCCGCGCGTTCGCGGAGGCGCGGGCGGGCCACGACGGCGTCGACGTCGAGGGCTACCTCGACTACCGCGGCGTGCCCGTCGTCGGGGCGTGGCGCTGGCTCGACGACCTCGGCGCGGGCGTGATCACCGAGATGGACGTGGTCGAAGCGTACCGACGCTGA
- a CDS encoding insulinase family protein, with product MRAASLAVLLLAACTHRAPLPPPASARSGVPPLPVPAQPVAEPALRLPSIHAFTLENGISVQVVERRGTPVVYAALAGRVPHVPGSPRAVALDALLERALGAEIPSGFGAMEEGEGLRTSVDERGLTLVSTVVTDGLPGALSRFASVLEGRVFGDGEVRRAQQALAGDARHRLRRRRRRGYAPPNEELLARLYGPDDPRVLRTRIGPLALERLGDADVRQRLAELLPPSRTMVVLVGDLDPLRAEALVRQRLGPVRPRSVARALRPAPAPVFPAPSPRLMIYPTSDHPSASIYLLDRGPARHHRDHAAYRLYVRMAGGMFSSRLNLHLREQRGDTYGVIGQVHDRGDHALFQLGLVVPVEVAGDAASAIVRELDRLRDADRIGEEEMERARAVELARLSSTLDTAAGLGGALVGAHLAGQPPGAIVDTYHRVERATPAEVAEVGRRWIRPEHAPMQIIGDYLWLSTHPVRVPGRVSFIHE from the coding sequence GTGAGGGCGGCCAGCCTCGCGGTGCTGCTCCTCGCGGCCTGCACGCACCGCGCGCCGCTGCCGCCGCCAGCGTCCGCTCGGAGCGGGGTCCCGCCCCTGCCGGTCCCGGCGCAACCGGTCGCCGAGCCTGCCCTTCGACTGCCCTCCATTCACGCCTTCACGCTCGAGAACGGGATCTCGGTGCAGGTCGTCGAGCGGCGGGGGACGCCGGTCGTCTACGCGGCGCTGGCGGGCCGCGTACCCCACGTCCCCGGCAGCCCTCGGGCCGTCGCGCTCGACGCGCTGCTCGAGCGCGCGCTCGGAGCCGAGATCCCGAGCGGCTTCGGCGCGATGGAGGAGGGCGAGGGTCTGCGCACGAGCGTCGACGAGCGCGGCCTCACCCTGGTCTCGACCGTCGTCACCGACGGACTACCTGGCGCGCTGTCCCGGTTCGCGTCCGTGCTGGAGGGGCGCGTGTTCGGAGACGGAGAGGTCCGACGGGCCCAGCAGGCGTTGGCTGGGGACGCGCGGCACCGTCTTCGGCGCCGGCGTCGACGCGGCTACGCCCCGCCGAACGAGGAGCTGCTCGCGCGGCTCTACGGTCCCGACGACCCTCGGGTGCTCCGGACGCGGATCGGGCCGCTGGCGCTCGAGCGCCTCGGAGACGCAGACGTGCGCCAGCGGCTCGCGGAGCTCTTGCCCCCGTCGCGAACCATGGTGGTCCTGGTCGGTGACCTCGACCCGCTCCGCGCGGAGGCCCTCGTCCGGCAGCGTCTCGGCCCGGTGCGTCCTCGGTCTGTAGCTCGCGCGCTCCGCCCGGCCCCGGCCCCGGTCTTCCCCGCGCCCAGCCCGAGGCTGATGATCTACCCGACGAGCGACCACCCGAGCGCATCGATCTATCTCCTGGACAGGGGGCCCGCCCGACATCATCGCGACCACGCGGCGTACCGTCTCTATGTGCGCATGGCAGGCGGCATGTTCAGCTCGCGCTTGAACCTGCACTTGCGGGAGCAGCGGGGAGACACCTACGGCGTGATCGGTCAGGTCCACGATCGCGGCGATCACGCGCTGTTCCAGCTCGGGCTGGTCGTCCCGGTCGAGGTGGCGGGGGACGCCGCGTCGGCCATCGTGCGCGAGCTGGACCGGCTGCGCGACGCCGACCGCATCGGCGAGGAGGAGATGGAGCGCGCGCGGGCGGTCGAGCTGGCGCGTCTATCGTCGACGCTCGACACGGCCGCGGGGCTCGGCGGCGCCCTGGTCGGCGCTCACCTCGCGGGCCAGCCCCCCGGCGCCATCGTGGACACCTATCACCGCGTGGAGCGGGCCACCCCTGCGGAAGTGGCCGAGGTGGGTCGCCGCTGGATTCGACCCGAGCACGCGCCGATGCAGATCATCGGCGACTATCTCTGGCTCTCCACACACCCCGTGCGGGTGCCGGGGCGTGTGTCGTTCATCCACGAGTGA
- a CDS encoding pitrilysin family protein translates to MRSSRFASLLALGALAAATSPALATETQPSAPERYSLDNGIDVALDPIPGRRTVAVVVSVDAGRRDQPEGWSGLAHLTEHLLYQGTTAAPGEFLSRLERLGASGFNGQTGDDWTRYYEVVPSSRLEQALWLEAERFAHGVDDLDEAGVEEQRRVLDRERELRTHFGREEVWELVQEILYPAGHPYSHSGERRDDVHAAHVRAVRWFFQRYYGPDMLTVSLSGGFDPSEARRWIARYFGPLRRSGLAPPPAWDVPAEVDLGGERRVVAEANRATDALYVIWPTPPWGTAPDAALDFVAAHLERALTERLVRSDQAIEVDVSQISRALASHFMIQITVPHRAGTLTPLRAVDAELRALRGGGIEAERVERIRRRWRAEEVRTMDASLTRALRHAERVPSFAGGRYELAANLARYDAVTAADVHAAAVRHLHTRRRLVVSLSSRSNAPPEGRIVRDIMYEGESP, encoded by the coding sequence ATGCGGAGCAGTCGGTTCGCCTCTTTGCTGGCGCTGGGTGCGCTCGCCGCCGCGACATCTCCGGCGCTCGCCACCGAAACGCAGCCGAGCGCGCCCGAGCGCTACTCGCTCGACAACGGGATCGACGTCGCGCTCGACCCCATCCCGGGCAGGCGCACCGTCGCGGTCGTCGTCTCGGTCGACGCGGGGCGACGTGATCAGCCGGAGGGCTGGTCTGGCCTGGCGCACCTGACCGAGCACCTCCTCTATCAGGGGACGACGGCGGCGCCCGGCGAGTTCCTCAGTCGGCTCGAGCGCCTGGGCGCGTCCGGGTTCAATGGGCAGACCGGCGACGACTGGACGCGGTACTACGAGGTCGTCCCGAGCTCGCGACTCGAACAGGCGCTGTGGCTGGAGGCCGAGCGCTTCGCGCATGGCGTGGACGACCTCGACGAGGCGGGCGTGGAGGAGCAGCGCCGCGTGCTCGACCGCGAGCGCGAGCTGCGCACGCACTTCGGGCGCGAGGAGGTGTGGGAGCTCGTGCAGGAGATCCTCTACCCTGCAGGGCACCCGTACTCGCACTCGGGCGAGCGGCGCGACGACGTGCACGCGGCGCACGTACGAGCGGTGCGTTGGTTCTTCCAGCGCTACTACGGCCCCGACATGTTGACCGTGTCGCTCTCGGGAGGCTTCGACCCGAGCGAGGCGCGTCGGTGGATCGCCCGCTACTTCGGGCCGCTGCGGCGAAGCGGCCTCGCGCCTCCCCCTGCCTGGGACGTGCCGGCGGAGGTCGATCTCGGCGGGGAGCGTCGCGTGGTCGCCGAGGCGAATCGCGCGACCGACGCGCTCTACGTGATCTGGCCGACCCCGCCGTGGGGGACGGCGCCCGACGCCGCGCTGGACTTCGTGGCGGCCCACCTGGAGCGGGCCCTCACGGAGCGGCTGGTGCGATCGGACCAGGCGATCGAGGTGGACGTCTCGCAGATCTCCCGCGCCCTCGCCAGTCACTTCATGATCCAGATCACGGTGCCACACCGCGCGGGCACGTTGACGCCGCTGCGGGCGGTCGACGCTGAGCTGCGGGCGCTCCGGGGCGGGGGGATCGAGGCGGAGCGCGTCGAGAGGATCCGGCGTCGCTGGCGCGCGGAGGAGGTCCGGACGATGGACGCGTCGCTCACCCGAGCCCTGCGTCACGCGGAGAGGGTGCCGTCCTTCGCGGGCGGGCGCTACGAGCTCGCCGCGAACCTCGCGCGATACGACGCGGTGACGGCCGCGGACGTGCACGCCGCGGCAGTTCGACATCTCCACACACGTCGACGCCTCGTGGTGTCACTCTCCAGCCGTAGCAATGCGCCGCCGGAAGGCCGGATCGTCCGCGACATCATGTACGAGGGAGAGTCGCCGTGA
- a CDS encoding proprotein convertase P-domain-containing protein — MWPFFLWPCLLAGIVLLGACSEEDDTPPPPPQTATGPVAPNTPQAPPGQVMVTVVANSTPAGATVVGGGRQLGTTPLQTQVPIPAPVAGQVQTFAFNFELAGYQPATINAAPVNNTITITAALAPATAPQEVATPDEDEDGDDEDDANEIRVAGRGGGAIFDRHTTRGAAVVGQSCTIDRLRVRLRGNHTFNRDLRITLTDPQGRTYTLQNSSTRNPFRTYTVRRAAGREARGQWNLAIADTLDQDSGRLTGWNMSLRCR; from the coding sequence GTGTGGCCGTTTTTCCTCTGGCCGTGTCTGCTGGCCGGCATCGTCCTGCTCGGGGCCTGCTCCGAGGAAGACGACACGCCGCCGCCGCCGCCGCAGACGGCCACCGGTCCGGTCGCGCCCAACACCCCGCAGGCGCCGCCCGGACAGGTGATGGTGACCGTCGTGGCGAACTCGACCCCGGCCGGCGCGACCGTGGTCGGGGGAGGGCGGCAGCTCGGCACGACGCCGCTCCAGACGCAGGTCCCCATCCCCGCCCCGGTCGCAGGGCAGGTGCAGACGTTCGCGTTCAACTTCGAGCTGGCCGGCTATCAGCCCGCGACCATCAACGCGGCGCCGGTCAACAACACGATCACGATCACCGCCGCGCTCGCGCCCGCGACCGCGCCGCAGGAGGTCGCCACCCCGGATGAAGACGAGGACGGCGACGACGAAGACGACGCGAACGAGATCCGCGTGGCCGGTCGCGGCGGCGGCGCCATCTTCGACCGCCACACCACCCGCGGCGCGGCCGTGGTCGGGCAGAGCTGCACCATCGATCGCCTCCGCGTGCGGCTGCGCGGCAACCACACGTTCAACCGCGACCTGCGCATCACGCTGACCGACCCGCAGGGGCGCACGTACACGCTGCAGAACAGCAGCACGCGCAACCCCTTCCGGACCTACACCGTGCGCCGCGCGGCCGGTCGCGAGGCGCGCGGCCAGTGGAACCTCGCCATCGCCGACACGCTCGACCAGGACAGCGGCCGCCTCACGGGCTGGAACATGAGCCTGCGCTGTCGCTGA
- a CDS encoding cyclic nucleotide-binding domain-containing protein, whose product MRPLPMVGGMLETVVRALGRSDLFGSLTPEQLRSVAQRGELFQVAEGEEVMRQGEPSDAFHLVLSGQAVVRRSHTTDVAYLGPDDVVGEMGVLLGRPRTATVVANAPTVLLRFEGPVLEAMFERVPGFGLEVCRALAQRLQDVTDLIQP is encoded by the coding sequence GTGCGTCCTCTCCCCATGGTCGGTGGCATGCTCGAGACGGTCGTCCGCGCCCTCGGGCGGAGTGATCTCTTCGGCTCCCTCACCCCGGAGCAGCTCCGCTCCGTGGCCCAGCGCGGCGAGCTGTTCCAGGTGGCCGAAGGCGAAGAGGTGATGCGCCAGGGCGAGCCCTCCGACGCGTTCCACCTCGTGCTGAGCGGCCAGGCGGTCGTGCGCCGCTCCCACACCACGGACGTCGCCTACCTCGGACCCGACGACGTCGTGGGCGAGATGGGCGTGCTGCTCGGTCGCCCGCGCACCGCCACGGTCGTCGCGAACGCGCCCACCGTGCTCCTGCGCTTCGAGGGCCCGGTGCTCGAGGCCATGTTCGAGCGCGTGCCCGGGTTCGGGCTCGAGGTGTGTCGCGCGCTGGCGCAGCGCCTCCAGGACGTGACCGATCTGATTCAGCCCTGA
- a CDS encoding response regulator transcription factor, with protein sequence MTQKILVVEDDPISARMMRDFLAANGYHTTVATTGTDGVASFFREEPDLMIVDVALPKKNGFEVCFEVKRTDRGRGMPLLLMSAVYRDEDHAIRYASADLRAQGYLLKPFDLRDLLVRVRELLPAA encoded by the coding sequence GTGACTCAGAAGATCTTGGTGGTCGAGGACGATCCCATCAGCGCACGCATGATGCGCGACTTCCTCGCGGCCAACGGCTACCACACGACCGTGGCCACCACGGGCACGGACGGCGTCGCGTCGTTCTTCCGTGAGGAGCCCGACCTGATGATCGTGGACGTCGCGCTCCCCAAGAAGAACGGCTTCGAGGTCTGCTTCGAGGTCAAGCGCACCGATCGCGGGCGCGGCATGCCGCTCCTCCTCATGAGCGCGGTCTACCGCGACGAAGACCACGCGATCCGCTACGCCTCGGCCGATCTCCGTGCGCAAGGGTACCTGCTGAAGCCCTTCGATCTTCGCGATCTGCTGGTCCGGGTGCGAGAGCTGCTCCCGGCCGCCTGA
- a CDS encoding HAMP domain-containing sensor histidine kinase, which yields MQVPGFVAEVFAPANRPKLWWGIWAGYAVAAGFVLIATIGVGFSVVPFSWAFVVLVLLKVATNTASAWALRADRLVMETSTANLLADIAAMTGAIYWTGGVVSPLLPVYAIEITVIALLTNLQVTLQSAALMLSAYGAMVFGTVVGWLPRHPHPMVTAGGITPGLIAAYFALAVFVVAVPTYFAAKILAELRLKQRALEETNAKLVEAGRQKSQFMANVTHELRTPIHGICGLSDLVETEVYGPVTEAQREAQRDIRRGAQNLLRLIDDLLELTRADAGRLTPMFERVAAKEVVESCAEAVRWMRGTKPLDLDVRTQDSIPPFITDPRRLKQMLLNLLANAVKFSPEAGQVRIGARETEDGVVFEVADDGPGIAPEQLPHIFEPFHQVDGSPEREYGGVGLGLAVVQKLAEALGARVGVDSAVGRGTTFRITIPRREPS from the coding sequence ATGCAGGTCCCGGGCTTCGTCGCGGAGGTCTTCGCGCCGGCGAACCGGCCGAAGCTCTGGTGGGGCATCTGGGCCGGCTACGCGGTCGCGGCCGGCTTCGTGCTGATCGCGACGATCGGCGTGGGCTTCTCGGTGGTGCCCTTCTCGTGGGCCTTCGTCGTGCTCGTGCTGCTGAAGGTCGCCACGAACACCGCGAGCGCGTGGGCCCTCCGCGCCGACCGCCTCGTGATGGAGACGAGCACCGCGAACCTGCTCGCGGACATCGCGGCGATGACCGGCGCCATCTACTGGACGGGCGGGGTCGTCAGCCCGCTGCTCCCGGTCTACGCGATCGAGATCACCGTGATCGCGCTGCTGACCAACCTGCAGGTCACGCTTCAGAGCGCGGCGCTCATGCTCTCGGCGTACGGCGCCATGGTCTTCGGCACGGTGGTGGGCTGGCTCCCGCGCCACCCGCACCCGATGGTCACGGCGGGCGGCATCACCCCCGGCCTCATCGCGGCGTACTTCGCCCTCGCCGTCTTCGTCGTCGCGGTGCCCACCTACTTCGCGGCGAAGATCCTGGCCGAGCTGCGGCTGAAGCAGAGGGCGCTCGAGGAGACCAACGCGAAGCTGGTGGAGGCGGGCCGACAGAAGAGCCAGTTCATGGCGAACGTCACGCACGAGCTGCGCACGCCGATCCACGGCATCTGCGGGCTGAGCGACCTGGTGGAGACCGAGGTCTACGGGCCGGTGACCGAGGCCCAGCGCGAGGCGCAGCGGGACATCAGGCGCGGCGCGCAAAATCTCCTGCGCCTCATCGACGACCTGCTCGAGCTGACCCGCGCCGACGCCGGGCGTCTGACGCCGATGTTCGAGCGCGTGGCGGCGAAGGAGGTCGTGGAGAGCTGCGCCGAGGCGGTCCGCTGGATGCGCGGCACGAAGCCGCTCGACCTCGACGTGCGCACGCAGGACTCCATCCCTCCCTTCATCACGGATCCTCGCCGCTTGAAGCAGATGCTGCTCAACCTGCTCGCCAACGCGGTGAAATTCAGCCCGGAGGCGGGTCAGGTCCGCATCGGCGCGCGGGAGACGGAGGACGGCGTGGTCTTCGAGGTCGCCGACGACGGCCCGGGCATCGCGCCCGAGCAGCTCCCGCACATCTTCGAGCCCTTCCACCAGGTCGACGGCTCGCCCGAGCGCGAGTACGGCGGCGTCGGGCTGGGCCTGGCCGTGGTGCAGAAGCTCGCCGAGGCCCTGGGCGCGCGCGTCGGGGTCGACAGCGCGGTGGGCCGGGGAACGACGTTCCGCATCACGATCCCACGGCGCGAGCCGAGCTGA
- a CDS encoding protein kinase encodes MVNASSANALGTVAVLPDARDSGIYQTSPGLLRRRALGPWAEGIAQYMAIRVGDAARGRAAFQSLSRLLSSLPPEELLVAPGPRAQLYRLARSIAETERAMPGPIAEDLPWRDHSGRHGKALAKLREALDPDDAELLELRHARELSVEEIACVLERPVDAVELALDTAEALARKALGKAAPDPVAANATVYVEAFALARSWQELEGGLPPIEVDEEALEPGTLIGGRYAVVDRVGTGAFGDVYRAEDVEVPGHQIALKLLRQPSLSEAARQSALRELKLNAAVFHPSLVQFKDHGWYEQRLWFVMPWYEGETLEARMKRGALSRREARRIFEPLARALAALHETGIRHQDIKPENILLTRLPGTDPESDDGILPVLIDLGVAATEQETMLGGTPLYFAPEVAKRFVRERHGGPDVTSAADVFALALSLRNALEPGTQEDVAAGAIQAFVERRAEEMPPLPEARDLRYLAPSLRTWLSLDALERPSALELAEELAILTAPEERRARRGRLLRWLVPLMTTLAAIFVLVVWALDRRAAQEEVAARQARSAAAEARADYIVADARRQALEEGHASLLAQYERSRMSREELAESLATQGGQLRIVRGELARTLEQLEGAQQQATRLGGTLADAQRESERLRGELDASRSEAGQRLRERDAARAEVERLAAGLQGAEARARRESDRADAAETELTEARRARDAAQRELERAEAAEAEAERELSALQGRIRSLLSATAAAAGPASTEPEPSPEE; translated from the coding sequence ATGGTGAACGCCTCCTCGGCCAACGCGCTCGGCACCGTCGCGGTCCTCCCGGACGCGCGGGACTCGGGCATCTATCAGACCTCGCCCGGCCTGCTGCGCCGCCGCGCCCTCGGCCCCTGGGCGGAGGGCATCGCGCAGTACATGGCCATCCGCGTCGGTGACGCCGCGCGCGGTCGCGCCGCGTTCCAGTCGCTGTCCCGGCTGTTGAGCAGTCTCCCTCCCGAGGAGCTGCTGGTCGCCCCGGGCCCCCGCGCGCAGCTCTACCGGCTCGCCCGCTCCATCGCCGAGACCGAGCGGGCCATGCCGGGCCCGATCGCCGAGGATCTCCCCTGGCGCGACCACTCGGGGCGCCACGGCAAAGCCCTCGCGAAGCTGCGCGAGGCGCTCGACCCCGACGACGCGGAGCTGCTCGAGCTCCGGCACGCCCGGGAGCTCTCGGTCGAGGAGATCGCCTGCGTGCTCGAGCGGCCCGTGGACGCGGTGGAGCTCGCGCTCGACACCGCCGAGGCGCTCGCGCGCAAGGCGCTCGGCAAGGCGGCGCCCGATCCCGTGGCGGCGAACGCCACCGTGTACGTCGAGGCGTTCGCGCTCGCGCGCTCGTGGCAGGAGCTCGAGGGCGGCCTGCCTCCGATCGAGGTCGACGAGGAGGCGCTCGAGCCCGGCACCCTGATCGGGGGCCGCTACGCCGTCGTCGATCGCGTGGGCACGGGCGCGTTCGGCGACGTCTACCGCGCCGAGGACGTGGAGGTCCCGGGCCACCAGATCGCGCTCAAGCTCCTGCGCCAGCCCTCGCTCAGCGAGGCCGCGAGGCAGTCCGCGTTGCGGGAGCTCAAGCTCAACGCGGCCGTGTTCCATCCCTCGCTCGTGCAGTTCAAGGATCACGGCTGGTACGAGCAGCGCCTGTGGTTCGTGATGCCCTGGTACGAGGGCGAGACCCTCGAGGCGCGCATGAAGCGCGGGGCGCTGAGCCGCCGCGAGGCGCGACGGATCTTCGAGCCGCTCGCCCGCGCGCTGGCGGCTCTGCACGAGACCGGGATCCGACACCAGGACATCAAGCCCGAGAACATCCTGCTGACCCGCCTGCCCGGCACCGACCCGGAGTCCGACGACGGCATCCTGCCGGTCCTGATCGATCTCGGCGTGGCGGCGACCGAGCAGGAGACGATGCTGGGCGGCACGCCGCTGTACTTCGCTCCCGAGGTGGCCAAGCGCTTCGTCCGCGAGCGACACGGGGGGCCGGACGTCACCTCCGCCGCCGACGTCTTCGCGCTCGCGCTCTCGCTCCGCAACGCGCTCGAGCCCGGGACGCAGGAGGACGTCGCGGCCGGCGCCATCCAGGCGTTCGTCGAGCGACGCGCCGAGGAGATGCCGCCCCTGCCCGAGGCGCGGGACCTTCGCTACCTCGCGCCGAGCCTCCGCACGTGGCTGTCCCTGGACGCGCTCGAGCGGCCGAGCGCGCTCGAGCTGGCCGAAGAGCTGGCCATCCTCACCGCGCCGGAGGAGCGACGCGCGCGGCGCGGGCGCCTCCTGCGCTGGCTCGTGCCGCTGATGACCACCCTGGCCGCGATCTTCGTGCTCGTGGTGTGGGCGCTCGACCGCCGCGCCGCGCAGGAGGAGGTCGCCGCGCGACAGGCGCGCAGCGCCGCCGCCGAGGCGCGGGCCGACTACATCGTGGCCGACGCGCGCCGCCAGGCGCTCGAGGAGGGGCACGCCTCGCTCCTCGCCCAGTACGAGCGCAGCCGCATGAGCCGCGAGGAGCTCGCCGAGAGCCTCGCGACCCAGGGCGGACAGCTGCGCATCGTGCGCGGGGAGCTCGCCCGGACCCTGGAGCAGCTCGAGGGCGCGCAGCAGCAGGCCACTCGCCTCGGCGGCACGCTCGCGGACGCGCAGAGGGAGAGCGAGCGCCTCCGCGGTGAGCTCGACGCGAGCCGCAGCGAGGCCGGTCAGCGACTCCGCGAGCGGGACGCGGCGAGGGCCGAGGTCGAGCGCCTCGCCGCCGGGCTGCAGGGCGCGGAGGCCCGCGCGCGGCGCGAGAGCGACCGGGCCGACGCGGCCGAGACCGAGCTGACCGAGGCCCGCCGCGCGCGCGACGCGGCGCAGCGCGAGCTGGAGCGCGCGGAGGCGGCGGAGGCCGAGGCCGAGCGCGAGCTGAGCGCGCTCCAGGGGCGCATCCGCTCGCTGCTGAGCGCCACCGCGGCCGCGGCGGGGCCGGCGTCGACCGAGCCCGAGCCCTCCCCCGAGGAGTGA
- a CDS encoding protein phosphatase 2C domain-containing protein, translated as MMLWIIAAIAGAILLAGIAFLALDRDGEAPAKQATPEKSERRDAAERASDASPPGGPWDKRSDEPPGSRLASVPPPGGVPMHPTASAEMSAEITLESQELWIDDDEPTGPVPRIVLSAEGRTHPGQKRSHNEDAFLVDPEHEVYAVADGMGGYAAGEIASRMAIETLQSAYATGAFGAVEDGFPRRGAELMSVVRAANARIRDAANEDEQKHGMGTTMVAARFSPGRNRVYLAHVGDSRCYRIRDDEMKQLTTDHTLGAVGIKGPSAGKLSRAVGVFDELEVDLTVDEPQPGDYYLLCSDGLFKMVPESIITHMVMRERPIAETVDELVKEANDRGGRDNVTVVLVRVDAPDFDPGESGEHRLPG; from the coding sequence ATGATGCTCTGGATCATCGCCGCGATCGCGGGCGCGATCCTGCTCGCGGGCATCGCGTTCCTCGCGCTCGATCGCGACGGCGAGGCTCCGGCCAAGCAGGCCACGCCCGAGAAGTCCGAACGGCGAGACGCCGCCGAGCGGGCTTCGGACGCGAGCCCTCCGGGCGGGCCGTGGGACAAGCGCTCCGACGAGCCGCCGGGCTCGCGCCTGGCCAGCGTGCCTCCGCCCGGGGGCGTGCCGATGCACCCGACGGCCAGCGCCGAGATGAGCGCGGAGATCACCCTGGAGAGCCAGGAGCTGTGGATCGACGACGACGAGCCGACCGGCCCGGTCCCGCGCATCGTCCTGTCGGCGGAGGGCCGCACGCACCCCGGGCAGAAACGCAGCCACAACGAGGACGCGTTCCTCGTCGATCCCGAGCACGAGGTCTACGCCGTGGCGGACGGGATGGGCGGCTACGCGGCCGGAGAGATCGCCTCCCGCATGGCGATCGAGACGCTACAGAGCGCGTACGCCACCGGGGCGTTCGGCGCGGTCGAGGACGGGTTCCCGCGGCGCGGCGCGGAGCTGATGAGCGTGGTGCGCGCGGCCAACGCGCGCATCCGCGACGCCGCGAACGAAGACGAGCAGAAGCACGGCATGGGCACCACCATGGTCGCCGCGCGCTTCTCCCCCGGCCGCAACCGCGTCTACCTCGCGCACGTGGGCGACAGCCGCTGCTACCGCATCCGCGACGACGAGATGAAGCAGCTGACGACCGACCATACCCTCGGCGCGGTCGGCATCAAGGGCCCCTCCGCCGGCAAGCTCAGCCGCGCGGTCGGCGTGTTCGACGAGCTTGAGGTGGACCTGACCGTCGATGAGCCTCAGCCCGGGGACTACTACCTCCTCTGCTCCGATGGCCTCTTCAAGATGGTGCCCGAGTCGATCATCACCCACATGGTGATGCGCGAGCGCCCGATCGCCGAGACGGTCGACGAGCTGGTGAAGGAGGCGAACGACCGCGGCGGCCGCGACAACGTCACGGTCGTGCTGGTGCGCGTCGACGCGCCCGACTTCGATCCGGGCGAGAGCGGCGAGCACCGGCTTCCTGGGTGA